The DNA segment TTTGCATCTTTTACGCGGGCGACCAGTTCGCTTTTTTCCATCCGATCAATCAGATCTGTTGTTGTACTAAAAGCTAAATACATACTGGTTGAAAGCTCGCCAATTGTCATATCCCCTTTTTCCTTAAGCCATTGAAGCGCTACAAATTGAGGGGGAGTGATGGGAAACTGTGAAAGAATGACTCGACCTTTTTGTTTAACCATATCTGCTACTCTGCGTAGGGAACGTTCAATATCTTCAATTTGTTCATGGGTCATTCATCGCACCTCCTATCCATTCCAACTTCTATCTATTCTCATTTTATTGTCTCTTTTTTCATATCGGAATTCAAGTGTTAGTAAACAAATGTCTCTAAACGTCCTTGTTCTTAAAACAAATAAAACGGACACCTAAAAAGGAGTCCGTTTTATCAACCTGTTACTCAGAAATATAATTCTCACGAACAAGCTTTGCCACTTCGTCTGCAGTATCAAGCTCAAGAGCTTTCTGTGCAAACTCGGCCAATTCTTTTTTAGATAGCTTTAGAAGTTGACTTCTAGCTGGAAGAATAGATGTAGCACTCATGCTAAACTCATCTAAACCTAAGCCAAGCAGAAGCGGAATTGCCACTTCGTCTCCAGCCATTTCTCCGCACATACCTACCCACTTACCTTCTTTATGAGCGGCTTTAATCACCATCTCAACTAAACGAAGAATCGCTGGGTGGTAAGGCTGATACAAGTATGAAACCTGTTCATTCATGCGATCAGCTGCGAATGTGTATTGAATTAAGTCATTTGTTCCGATACTAAAGAAATCTACTTCCTTCGCAAATTGAGGAGCAGCTACTGCAGTAGATGGAATTTCTACCATGATACCAACCTCAATTGAATCAGAAACAGCGATTCCTTCAGCAACAAGCTTGTCCTTTTCTTCATTAA comes from the Alkalihalobacillus sp. FSL W8-0930 genome and includes:
- a CDS encoding MarR family transcriptional regulator, which produces MTHEQIEDIERSLRRVADMVKQKGRVILSQFPITPPQFVALQWLKEKGDMTIGELSTSMYLAFSTTTDLIDRMEKSELVARVKDANDRRVVRIHLLDKGKTIIHEVIVKRQDYLEDILADFSQEQVDTLEKSLNLLHDQMKAVKGKK